The Cupriavidus sp. EM10 genome includes a region encoding these proteins:
- a CDS encoding amino acid ABC transporter permease, with product MKQLIATAVALGLATASVAAIAQDKKSFDPYSQGAKSGEKFDTYSQGAKSGDKFDPYSQGANKSTRADLTDQSAAPKQPKAKKSAKATKKPAQGN from the coding sequence ATGAAGCAATTGATCGCCACCGCCGTCGCGCTGGGTCTGGCCACTGCATCCGTGGCTGCCATCGCGCAGGACAAGAAGTCGTTCGACCCGTATTCCCAGGGCGCCAAGTCCGGCGAGAAGTTCGACACGTACAGCCAGGGCGCCAAGTCCGGCGACAAGTTCGACCCGTATTCGCAAGGCGCTAATAAGAGCACCCGCGCCGACCTGACCGACCAGTCGGCAGCCCCGAAGCAGCCAAAGGCCAAGAAGTCGGCCAAGGCCACGAAGAAGCCGGCTCAGGGGAATTGA
- a CDS encoding multidrug efflux SMR transporter, whose protein sequence is MNLSTFAFIFTGVLLNACAQLLLKAGTNAVGAITIERATILTTAFRVLTQWPVIAGLTCYVISVGVWIIGLSRVDVSIAYPMLSLGYVVNALAAWWLFGEMIGPLRVAGIMLILAGVFLIARS, encoded by the coding sequence ATGAATCTTTCGACTTTTGCCTTTATCTTCACCGGCGTCCTGCTCAACGCCTGTGCCCAGTTGCTGCTCAAGGCCGGCACCAATGCCGTGGGCGCGATCACGATCGAGCGCGCCACCATCCTCACCACGGCCTTCCGGGTGCTGACGCAATGGCCGGTGATCGCCGGGCTGACCTGCTACGTGATCAGCGTAGGCGTCTGGATCATCGGCCTGTCTCGCGTGGATGTGTCGATTGCCTATCCCATGCTGTCGCTCGGCTATGTCGTCAACGCGCTGGCCGCGTGGTGGCTGTTCGGCGAGATGATCGGCCCGCTGCGCGTGGCAGGCATCATGCTGATCCTTGCCGGTGTCTTTCTGATTGCCCGTTCCTGA
- a CDS encoding DegT/DnrJ/EryC1/StrS aminotransferase family protein: MTASAPQDFLPFVRPQIDDATIADVGRVLASGWITSGPKVQAFEAALSELFGGRPVRTFSNGSATMEIALRIADIGPGDEVITTPITWVATANVVLTVGARPVFVDIDPVTRNIDLDAVEAAITPRTRAIMPVYLSGLPVDMDRLYAIAQRHNLRVIEDAAQAIDSRWRGQRIGAFGDLVSFSFQANKNITTIEGGCLVMNTPEEAQRAERLRLQGVIRTGMDGMDVEEPGGKFNLTDVNAAIGLAQLQNLDTITARRAELAETYFRCAAQAGLADLGIELPVPLDPAAATTNWHMFQVVLPTDRLRGGPAEARKLVMEAMREQGIGTGVHYPPVHLFTYFRSLGWREGMLPHAERIGRGIVTLPLFPAMQAADVERVCATLSETCKRLSH, translated from the coding sequence ATGACCGCTTCCGCTCCGCAGGATTTCCTGCCGTTCGTACGCCCCCAGATCGATGACGCCACCATTGCCGACGTCGGCAGGGTGCTGGCCTCGGGCTGGATCACTTCCGGCCCCAAGGTGCAGGCTTTCGAGGCCGCGCTGTCCGAACTGTTCGGCGGCCGCCCGGTGCGCACGTTCTCCAATGGCTCGGCCACGATGGAAATCGCGCTGCGCATCGCCGATATCGGCCCGGGCGACGAAGTCATCACCACGCCGATCACCTGGGTGGCCACGGCCAACGTGGTGCTGACGGTGGGCGCGCGGCCGGTGTTCGTCGACATCGACCCGGTCACGCGCAATATCGACCTGGACGCGGTCGAAGCCGCCATCACGCCGCGCACCCGCGCCATCATGCCGGTGTACCTGTCGGGGCTGCCGGTCGACATGGATCGTCTTTACGCCATCGCCCAACGCCACAACCTGCGTGTCATCGAAGACGCCGCGCAGGCCATCGACTCGCGCTGGCGCGGCCAGCGCATTGGCGCGTTCGGCGACCTGGTCAGCTTCAGCTTCCAGGCCAACAAGAACATCACCACCATCGAAGGCGGCTGTCTGGTGATGAATACGCCCGAGGAGGCCCAGCGCGCGGAGCGCCTGCGCCTGCAGGGCGTGATCCGTACCGGGATGGACGGCATGGACGTCGAGGAGCCCGGCGGCAAGTTCAACCTGACGGACGTCAACGCGGCCATCGGGCTCGCGCAGCTGCAGAACCTCGACACCATCACGGCGCGCCGTGCGGAGCTGGCCGAGACCTACTTCCGCTGCGCGGCCCAGGCGGGCCTGGCGGACCTTGGCATCGAACTGCCCGTGCCGCTGGACCCGGCCGCGGCCACCACGAACTGGCACATGTTCCAGGTGGTGCTGCCCACCGACCGCCTGCGCGGCGGCCCGGCCGAGGCGCGCAAGCTGGTGATGGAAGCCATGCGCGAGCAAGGCATCGGCACCGGCGTCCACTATCCGCCCGTTCACCTGTTTACCTATTTCCGCTCGCTCGGCTGGCGCGAGGGCATGCTGCCGCACGCCGAGCGCATCGGCCGCGGCATCGTCACGCTGCCGCTGTTCCCCGCGATGCAGGCCGCCGACGTGGAGCGGGTCTGTGCAACTCTCAGCGAAACATGCAAACGTCTCTCTCACTAA
- a CDS encoding glycosyltransferase, with translation MQTSLSLSPVEVSVVIPVYNEEGGLQALFDRVYPALDGMGESYEVIFVNDGSVDRSPAMLAAQYHKRPDVTRVILFNGNFGQHMAILAGFEHTRGRIVITLDADLQNPPEEIPRLVAEMRKGHDYVGTIRRQRNDSAWRRYASRAMNRLREKITKIKMTDQGCMLRAYDRNIIDTINACREVNTFIPALAYTFSSNPVEIEVGHEQRHAGESKYSLYQLIRLNFDLVTGFSIVPLQWFSAIGTILSITSAGLFVVLLVRRFIFGSEVQGVFTLFAFTFFLIGIMLFGIGLLGEYIGRIYQEVRDRPRYRIQAVLERDPNQGSQAEVSCAQ, from the coding sequence ATGCAAACGTCTCTCTCACTAAGTCCTGTCGAGGTCTCGGTCGTCATCCCCGTCTATAACGAGGAAGGCGGGCTGCAGGCGCTGTTCGACCGCGTGTATCCGGCGCTGGACGGCATGGGCGAATCGTACGAGGTCATCTTCGTCAACGATGGCAGCGTGGACCGGTCGCCCGCGATGCTGGCCGCCCAGTACCACAAGCGCCCCGACGTGACGCGCGTCATCCTGTTCAACGGCAATTTTGGCCAGCACATGGCCATCCTGGCCGGCTTCGAGCACACGCGCGGCCGTATCGTGATCACGCTGGACGCCGACCTGCAGAATCCGCCCGAGGAAATCCCGCGCCTGGTGGCCGAGATGCGCAAGGGCCACGACTACGTGGGCACCATCCGTCGCCAACGCAACGACAGCGCCTGGCGCCGCTATGCGTCGCGCGCCATGAACCGCCTGCGCGAGAAGATCACCAAGATCAAGATGACGGACCAGGGCTGCATGCTGCGCGCCTATGATCGCAATATCATCGATACGATCAACGCGTGCCGCGAAGTCAACACGTTCATTCCGGCGCTGGCCTATACGTTCTCGTCCAATCCGGTCGAGATCGAGGTGGGCCACGAGCAGCGCCATGCGGGTGAGTCGAAATATTCGCTGTACCAGCTGATCCGCCTGAACTTCGACCTGGTGACCGGCTTCTCGATCGTGCCGCTGCAGTGGTTCTCGGCCATCGGGACCATCCTGTCGATCACGTCGGCGGGCCTGTTCGTGGTGCTGCTGGTGCGTCGCTTCATCTTCGGGTCGGAAGTGCAGGGTGTGTTCACGCTGTTCGCCTTCACGTTCTTCCTGATCGGCATCATGCTGTTCGGCATCGGCCTGCTTGGCGAGTACATCGGCCGGATCTACCAGGAAGTGCGCGACCGGCCCCGCTACCGCATCCAGGCGGTGCTGGAACGCGACCCGAACCAGGGCAGCCAGGCGGAGGTATCGTGCGCGCAGTAG
- a CDS encoding formyltransferase, with protein MRAVVFAYHNVGDRCLRVLHAQGVDVALVVTHRDRPDENIWFQRVADTAADLNLSFLYAEDPADPALAEAVRAARPDVIFSFYYRAMIPADVLAIAPQGAFNMHGSLLPKYRGRVPVNWAVLHGETETGATLHAMEAKPDAGYIVDQTAVPILPDDTAGQVFEKVTVAAEQTLWRALPAMKAGQTPKRPNRLADGSYFSGRKPEDGRIDFSQPAAAVYNLIRAVAPPYPGAFTDIAGRRFIVAQARRLEGGTVPAGLRPGLQVLDGRIVAVCGDGGALRVLQLLEGSSADHASPVSATEFQNIIPAQS; from the coding sequence GTGCGCGCAGTAGTCTTTGCCTATCACAACGTCGGCGACCGCTGTCTGCGCGTGCTGCACGCGCAGGGCGTGGACGTGGCCCTGGTGGTCACCCACCGCGACCGCCCCGACGAGAATATCTGGTTCCAGCGCGTGGCCGACACCGCCGCCGATCTGAACCTGTCGTTCCTGTACGCCGAGGACCCCGCCGATCCAGCGCTGGCCGAGGCCGTCCGCGCAGCGCGGCCCGATGTGATCTTCTCGTTCTATTACCGCGCCATGATCCCGGCCGATGTGCTGGCCATTGCCCCGCAGGGCGCCTTCAACATGCATGGGTCGCTGCTGCCCAAGTATCGCGGCCGGGTGCCGGTGAACTGGGCGGTGCTGCACGGCGAGACCGAGACCGGCGCCACGCTGCACGCGATGGAGGCCAAGCCCGACGCCGGCTATATCGTCGACCAGACGGCCGTGCCGATCCTGCCCGACGACACCGCAGGCCAGGTCTTCGAAAAAGTGACCGTGGCCGCCGAGCAGACGCTGTGGCGTGCGCTGCCCGCCATGAAGGCCGGCCAGACGCCCAAGAGGCCGAACCGGCTGGCCGACGGCAGCTATTTCTCGGGCCGCAAGCCCGAGGATGGCCGCATCGACTTCAGCCAGCCCGCCGCCGCCGTCTACAATCTGATCCGCGCCGTGGCGCCGCCCTACCCCGGCGCGTTCACGGACATCGCCGGGCGCCGCTTTATCGTGGCACAGGCGCGCCGCCTTGAAGGCGGTACGGTGCCGGCGGGGCTGCGACCCGGCCTGCAAGTGCTGGACGGCCGGATCGTCGCCGTCTGCGGCGACGGTGGCGCGCTGCGCGTGCTGCAACTGCTGGAAGGCAGCAGTGCCGATCACGCGAGCCCGGTCTCCGCTACCGAATTCCAGAACATCATCCCTGCACAGTCTTGA
- a CDS encoding bifunctional UDP-4-keto-pentose/UDP-xylose synthase, which translates to MKKVLILGVNGFIGHHLTRRILETTQWEVYGMDMSSDRLGDLVNHPRMHFSEGDITINKEWVEYNIRKCDVILPLVAIATPATYVRNPLRVFELDFEANLPIVRSAVKYGKHLVFPSTSEVYGMCADDEFDPEASPLIYGPINKPRWIYACSKQLMDRVIHAYGMEQGLNYTLFRPFNWIGAGLDSIFESKEGSSRVVTQFLGHIVRGEPIKLVDGGAQKRAFADISDGISALMQIIENKDGVASGKIFNIGNPKNIHSVRELAEMMLKMAADYPEYADEARKTQIVETSSGEFYGKGYQDVQHRVPKIDNTIEELGWKPEVTMEQALRRIFEAYRDKVVDARTLVDSNN; encoded by the coding sequence ATGAAAAAGGTCCTGATTCTTGGCGTCAACGGCTTCATCGGCCACCATCTGACGCGCCGCATCCTGGAAACCACGCAGTGGGAGGTCTACGGCATGGATATGTCGTCGGACCGCCTGGGCGACCTGGTCAACCATCCGCGCATGCACTTCTCCGAAGGTGACATCACCATCAACAAGGAGTGGGTGGAGTACAACATCCGCAAGTGCGACGTGATCCTGCCGCTGGTGGCCATCGCCACGCCGGCCACCTACGTGCGCAACCCGCTGCGCGTGTTCGAGCTGGACTTCGAGGCCAACCTGCCGATCGTGCGCAGCGCCGTGAAGTACGGCAAGCACCTGGTGTTCCCGTCGACCTCCGAGGTCTACGGCATGTGCGCCGACGACGAATTCGACCCCGAGGCGTCGCCGCTGATCTACGGCCCGATCAACAAGCCGCGCTGGATCTACGCCTGCTCCAAGCAGCTGATGGACCGCGTGATCCACGCCTACGGCATGGAGCAGGGCCTGAACTACACGCTGTTCCGCCCGTTCAACTGGATTGGCGCCGGCCTGGACTCGATCTTCGAGTCGAAGGAAGGATCGTCGCGCGTGGTGACGCAGTTCCTGGGTCACATCGTGCGCGGCGAGCCGATCAAGCTGGTCGACGGCGGCGCGCAGAAGCGGGCCTTTGCCGATATCTCGGACGGCATCTCGGCGCTGATGCAGATCATCGAGAACAAGGACGGCGTGGCCAGCGGCAAGATCTTCAACATTGGCAACCCGAAGAACATCCACTCGGTGCGCGAGCTGGCCGAGATGATGCTGAAGATGGCGGCCGACTACCCGGAGTACGCCGACGAAGCGCGCAAGACGCAGATCGTGGAGACGTCGTCGGGCGAGTTCTACGGCAAGGGCTACCAGGACGTGCAGCACCGGGTGCCGAAGATCGACAACACGATCGAGGAACTGGGCTGGAAGCCCGAGGTGACGATGGAGCAGGCGCTGCGCCGCATCTTCGAGGCCTACCGCGACAAGGTGGTGGACGCGCGTACGCTGGTCGACAGCAACAACTGA
- a CDS encoding polysaccharide deacetylase family protein, with the protein MARIALKVDVDTLRGTREGVPALLSMLSPHQAEATFLFSLGPDHTGWALRRVFRPGFLKKVSRTSVVSNYGLRTLMYGVLLPGPDIGRKGAAEMRAAAAAGHECGIHTWDHVYWQDNVRDRDAAWTRRQMQQSFDRFVEIFGTPPTTHGAAGWQMNEEAFRQIDDWGMTYASDGRGTAPYIPTVAGKPCRHVQMPTTLPTLDELIGVDDLTEDNVHHAVLKLTEGDADHIFTLHTELEGGKLAPVFQRLLAGWRAQGHDLVSMATYYRHIDRTDLPQLPVTWGEIPGRSGELIIQP; encoded by the coding sequence ATGGCCCGCATTGCCCTGAAAGTCGACGTCGACACGCTGCGCGGTACCCGCGAAGGGGTGCCCGCGCTGCTGTCGATGCTGTCCCCGCACCAGGCGGAAGCGACATTCCTGTTCAGCCTTGGCCCCGATCACACGGGCTGGGCGCTTCGGCGCGTGTTCCGCCCCGGCTTCCTGAAAAAGGTGTCGCGCACGTCCGTGGTGTCCAATTACGGCCTGCGCACGCTGATGTACGGCGTGCTGCTGCCCGGCCCCGATATCGGCCGCAAGGGCGCCGCAGAGATGCGCGCCGCGGCCGCCGCCGGGCACGAGTGCGGCATCCATACGTGGGATCACGTCTACTGGCAGGACAATGTGCGCGACCGCGATGCGGCCTGGACGCGCCGCCAGATGCAGCAGTCGTTCGATCGTTTCGTCGAGATCTTCGGCACGCCGCCCACCACGCACGGCGCGGCAGGCTGGCAGATGAACGAGGAGGCGTTCCGCCAGATCGACGACTGGGGCATGACATATGCCTCGGATGGCCGGGGCACGGCGCCCTACATCCCGACCGTGGCGGGCAAGCCGTGCCGCCACGTGCAGATGCCGACCACGCTGCCGACGCTAGACGAGCTGATCGGCGTGGACGACCTGACCGAGGACAACGTGCACCACGCCGTGCTGAAGCTGACCGAGGGCGATGCCGACCACATCTTCACGCTGCATACCGAACTGGAAGGCGGCAAGCTGGCGCCGGTGTTCCAACGGCTGCTGGCCGGCTGGCGCGCGCAGGGGCACGACCTCGTATCGATGGCCACCTACTACCGGCACATCGACCGCACCGACCTGCCGCAACTGCCGGTCACCTGGGGCGAGATCCCCGGGCGCAGCGGCGAGCTGATCATCCAGCCGTAG
- a CDS encoding heavy metal translocating P-type ATPase, producing the protein MARTTPENLLPPSSAARGHGHDHDHSHDHAHDHAGHDHDHTPASPAAASCGCGTSCATPIPMGAPVAAPAGTRSAAFRIEAMDCPTEETLIRNKIGNMAGVAALDFNLMQRVLTVHHTLDAVDPVVKAIASLGMKAEPLSDESAKAAVAEPGKPWWPLALGGAAAIGAELAEWFQIAAPYLPAALALATVLVSGLGVYRKGWIAVRNGNLNINALMSIAVTGAMVIGQWPEAAMVMVLFALAERIEAASLDRARNAVRGLMAMAPEQATVLQADGSWQVVEASAVVVGTTVRLRPGERVALDGRVLRGQSALDQAPITGESVPVDKAPGDPLYAGSINQSGELEYTVTAPATDSTLARIIHAVEAAQGSRAPTQRFVDQFARIYTPVIFVIALGVAVVPPLLMGGAWLAWIYKALVLLVIACPCALVISTPVTIVSGLAAAARRGILVKGGVYLEQGRHLAWLALDKTGTLTHGKPARTDMALLVDDMPQAHAIAASLAARSDHPVSHAVATAAEAEGIARLDVSDFAALPGQGVKGTVDGVAYSFGNHRLIHELGACSVPLEARLEAIERQGKSIVMLAETPTDGRSARALILFGVADTVRDTSRQAIEQLHALGVKTLMLSGDNPHTAQAIGQAVGIDEVRGNQLPEDKAAAIAALADRVHTHGGKVGMVGDGINDAPALARADIGFAMGAAGTDTAIETADVALMDDDLRKIPAFVRLSRRTSAILRQNITLSLAIKAVFLALTLMGMGSMWMAVFADMGASLLVVFNGLRLTRKGVV; encoded by the coding sequence ATGGCTCGCACCACCCCTGAAAACCTGCTGCCGCCGTCATCGGCGGCGCGTGGGCATGGGCACGACCACGACCACTCCCACGATCACGCTCACGACCACGCCGGCCACGATCACGACCACACGCCCGCGTCCCCGGCTGCGGCCAGTTGCGGTTGCGGCACGTCCTGTGCAACGCCCATCCCGATGGGCGCGCCGGTTGCGGCCCCCGCCGGCACGCGGTCGGCGGCGTTCCGGATCGAGGCGATGGACTGCCCGACCGAGGAAACGCTGATCCGCAACAAGATCGGCAACATGGCCGGCGTGGCCGCGCTCGACTTCAACCTGATGCAACGCGTGTTGACCGTGCATCACACGCTGGACGCGGTCGATCCCGTCGTCAAGGCGATTGCGTCGCTGGGCATGAAGGCCGAGCCGCTTTCGGACGAAAGCGCCAAGGCTGCCGTGGCCGAGCCGGGCAAGCCGTGGTGGCCGCTGGCCCTGGGCGGCGCGGCAGCCATCGGCGCCGAACTGGCCGAATGGTTCCAGATCGCCGCGCCTTACCTGCCGGCGGCGCTGGCCCTGGCCACCGTGCTGGTTTCAGGGCTTGGCGTCTATCGCAAGGGCTGGATCGCCGTGCGCAACGGCAACCTGAACATCAACGCGCTGATGAGCATCGCCGTGACCGGCGCGATGGTGATTGGCCAATGGCCCGAGGCGGCGATGGTGATGGTGCTGTTCGCCCTGGCCGAACGTATCGAAGCCGCCTCGCTGGATCGCGCGCGCAATGCCGTGCGCGGGCTGATGGCGATGGCGCCGGAGCAGGCCACGGTGTTGCAGGCCGATGGCAGCTGGCAGGTCGTCGAGGCCAGCGCCGTCGTGGTGGGCACCACCGTGCGGCTGCGGCCGGGCGAGCGGGTCGCGCTGGATGGTCGCGTGCTGCGCGGCCAGTCCGCCCTGGACCAGGCGCCGATCACCGGCGAAAGCGTGCCCGTCGACAAGGCGCCCGGCGATCCGCTCTATGCCGGCTCGATCAACCAGTCTGGCGAACTCGAATACACGGTGACGGCCCCTGCTACCGATTCCACGCTGGCCCGCATCATCCATGCCGTGGAAGCGGCGCAAGGCAGCCGCGCCCCGACGCAGCGCTTCGTCGACCAGTTCGCGCGCATCTACACGCCGGTGATCTTCGTGATCGCGCTGGGCGTGGCCGTGGTGCCGCCGCTGCTGATGGGCGGCGCGTGGCTGGCGTGGATCTACAAGGCGCTGGTGCTGCTGGTGATCGCCTGCCCGTGCGCGCTGGTGATCTCCACGCCCGTGACGATCGTCAGCGGGCTCGCGGCGGCGGCGCGGCGCGGCATCCTGGTCAAGGGCGGCGTGTATCTGGAGCAGGGCCGGCACCTGGCCTGGCTGGCGCTGGACAAGACCGGCACGCTGACGCATGGCAAGCCGGCGCGCACCGATATGGCACTGCTGGTCGATGACATGCCGCAGGCGCATGCGATTGCCGCCAGCCTGGCTGCGCGGTCAGACCACCCGGTGTCTCACGCAGTGGCCACGGCGGCCGAAGCCGAAGGCATCGCGCGGCTCGATGTGAGCGATTTCGCGGCGCTGCCGGGGCAGGGCGTGAAGGGGACGGTCGATGGCGTGGCGTACAGCTTTGGCAACCATCGGCTGATCCACGAACTGGGCGCGTGCTCGGTGCCGCTCGAAGCGCGGCTGGAGGCCATCGAGCGGCAGGGCAAATCCATCGTGATGCTGGCGGAAACGCCTACGGACGGCCGCTCCGCCCGAGCGCTGATCCTGTTTGGCGTGGCCGACACGGTGCGTGACACCAGCCGCCAGGCCATCGAGCAACTGCACGCGCTGGGCGTGAAGACGCTGATGCTCTCCGGCGACAACCCGCATACGGCGCAAGCCATCGGCCAGGCGGTAGGCATCGACGAAGTGCGCGGCAATCAGCTGCCGGAAGACAAGGCCGCGGCCATCGCCGCGCTGGCGGACCGGGTCCACACGCATGGCGGCAAGGTCGGCATGGTGGGCGATGGCATCAACGATGCGCCGGCGCTGGCACGTGCCGACATCGGCTTTGCCATGGGCGCTGCCGGTACGGACACGGCCATCGAGACCGCCGACGTGGCGCTGATGGACGACGACCTGCGCAAGATTCCGGCGTTCGTGCGGCTGTCGCGCCGTACGTCGGCGATCCTGCGGCAGAACATCACGCTGTCGCTGGCCATCAAGGCCGTGTTCCTGGCCCTGACCCTGATGGGCATGGGGTCCATGTGGATGGCTGTGTTCGCCGACATGGGCGCAAGCCTGCTGGTGGTGTTCAACGGGCTGCGGCTGACGCGCAAGGGCGTCGTGTAA
- the czcI gene encoding cation efflux protein, CzcI family, with amino-acid sequence MRRLLLVFLSILLPLQFAWAGAAAYCAHESADQPAAMTSHFGHHSHEHKADQHESGKTAGKSLKLPDADCTACHFPGSHGLFGELHLPGDYRYVTLRYAPRQYAFGSIPAPVPDRPQWPRLA; translated from the coding sequence ATGCGCCGCCTGCTGCTCGTTTTCCTGTCAATTTTGCTGCCGCTCCAGTTCGCCTGGGCCGGCGCAGCGGCCTATTGTGCACACGAATCCGCAGACCAGCCGGCCGCGATGACGAGCCACTTCGGCCATCATTCGCACGAGCACAAGGCCGACCAGCACGAGTCTGGCAAGACTGCCGGCAAGTCGCTCAAACTGCCAGACGCCGACTGCACGGCCTGCCATTTCCCCGGTTCGCACGGCCTGTTCGGCGAACTCCACCTGCCCGGTGACTACCGCTACGTCACCCTGCGCTACGCGCCGCGCCAGTACGCGTTCGGCTCGATTCCCGCCCCTGTCCCTGACCGCCCTCAGTGGCCGCGCCTCGCCTAG
- a CDS encoding TolC family protein produces the protein MGVRTGRRPLTSAIQEPPGRLTLDTALELATAQNPTLSAARIEVDASEGGITQARVIPNPEVSVQMEDTRQSTRATTAQMNLPVELGGKRGARIGAAQRARDVAQAQLGAVQADLRATVIAAFFNVLIAQERVRLAAGSVDIARRGADAASRRVAAGKVAPVEETKAQVELANAGLERIDADASLVAARQTLTTLWGNPSPRFAEADGRLDNLPARPEATTLRQSLDNAPALLASERELDRRQADINVQRSRQYPDVTVSVGAKRDNGAPERGTFPVVGIAIPLPLFDRNQGNLYTAIRQADKAADELRATRLRLDRDLQLAASQLDVSRTSALTLRETVLPGAEHALQAATQGFEAGKFNYLDVLDAQRTLFQARIRYLGVVANSWQAATTIDRILGR, from the coding sequence ATGGGCGTCCGCACAGGACGCCGCCCCCTCACTTCCGCCATCCAGGAACCGCCCGGCCGCCTGACGCTCGACACCGCGCTCGAACTGGCCACGGCGCAGAATCCCACGCTGTCCGCCGCCCGCATCGAAGTCGATGCCAGCGAAGGCGGCATCACGCAGGCGCGCGTCATCCCGAATCCGGAAGTCTCGGTGCAGATGGAAGACACGCGCCAGTCCACCCGCGCCACCACCGCGCAGATGAACCTGCCGGTGGAACTGGGCGGCAAGCGCGGCGCGCGCATCGGCGCGGCCCAGCGGGCGCGGGATGTGGCGCAAGCCCAGTTGGGCGCCGTCCAGGCCGACCTCCGCGCCACCGTCATCGCGGCATTCTTCAACGTGCTGATTGCGCAGGAGCGCGTCAGGCTGGCCGCCGGATCGGTCGACATTGCCCGGCGCGGCGCCGATGCCGCGTCGCGGCGCGTGGCGGCGGGCAAGGTCGCCCCGGTCGAGGAGACCAAGGCCCAGGTGGAACTGGCCAATGCCGGACTGGAACGCATCGACGCAGACGCCTCGCTGGTGGCGGCGCGCCAGACGCTGACCACGCTCTGGGGCAATCCGTCGCCCCGCTTTGCCGAGGCCGACGGCCGGCTCGATAACCTGCCCGCGCGCCCCGAGGCCACCACGCTGCGCCAGTCGCTGGACAACGCCCCGGCGTTGCTGGCCAGCGAACGCGAGCTGGATCGCCGGCAGGCCGACATCAACGTGCAGCGCAGCCGCCAGTATCCGGACGTCACCGTCAGCGTGGGCGCCAAGCGCGACAACGGCGCGCCCGAGCGCGGCACCTTCCCGGTGGTGGGCATCGCCATCCCGCTGCCGCTGTTCGACCGTAACCAGGGCAATCTCTATACGGCCATCCGGCAGGCCGACAAGGCCGCCGACGAACTGCGCGCCACGCGCCTGCGGCTCGACCGCGACCTGCAACTGGCAGCCAGCCAGCTCGATGTGTCGCGCACCTCGGCGCTGACCTTGCGCGAAACCGTGCTGCCGGGCGCCGAACACGCGCTGCAGGCCGCCACGCAGGGCTTCGAGGCCGGCAAGTTCAACTATCTCGATGTGCTGGACGCCCAGCGCACGCTGTTCCAGGCCCGTATCCGCTACCTGGGCGTGGTGGCCAACAGCTGGCAGGCCGCCACCACCATCGATCGCATTCTTGGCCGCTGA